The Deltaproteobacteria bacterium region AGTTTTCACATTATTTAACTTGATTCTTGAAAAAGGCCTTCCCATCGGTGAAGAAAGATTTAGAAACTTGGGAGACAAGATTTATGAATTAAAAACACGCGGAGGAGTTCGTATCCTTGCGTTTTTTGGTAGTTCCTCTCTACACAAATCACTGGTTCTTACACATGGATTTTACAAGCCGCATACCAAAATATTGAAACGTGAAAAGGAAAAGGCTTTAAAATTGTATAAAGAATATCTTAAAAGATTCGATAGTAAGAAAAAATCCAAAGATAGAGGGGCAAAGCCATGAAAGCAGAAAAATGGTTCAGAGACACCTTAGAGTCGTTTAAAGAGGATCGGGAATTTCGCCTTGAGACCATAATCCTGAATCTTACAGAGAGCATTTGTAGCAAGATGATACAGAAAAAAATAAACCGCTCCAAGTTAGCCGAGCTTTTAGGAGTTTCCCCTGCTGCAATTACCAAAATTCTGAATGGCAATTCAAATTTTACTCTTAAAACGTTATTCTCTTTATCAGATGCGCTAGGGTTGGATTTGGAAATTGACTTTAGAGAAAGAGAGAAAGAAGTTCTTATCCGCAAAGTCCCTGTTGCGCATTATGATGTTTCCCCTAAACGTACTACTGAAATTGGTGATCTTACATTT contains the following coding sequences:
- a CDS encoding type II toxin-antitoxin system RelE/ParE family toxin; the protein is MNIVLLHNGSDLGFSLYGLTKKNQCPVWNFVSGLEEKDQKQVFTLFNLILEKGLPIGEERFRNLGDKIYELKTRGGVRILAFFGSSSLHKSLVLTHGFYKPHTKILKREKEKALKLYKEYLKRFDSKKKSKDRGAKP
- a CDS encoding helix-turn-helix transcriptional regulator translates to MKAEKWFRDTLESFKEDREFRLETIILNLTESICSKMIQKKINRSKLAELLGVSPAAITKILNGNSNFTLKTLFSLSDALGLDLEIDFREREKEVLIRKVPVAHYDVSPKRTTEIGDLTFTKEFMGEKSGIPTTDSCLPYIFKEKGFYPEHAS